A window from Thunnus albacares chromosome 19, fThuAlb1.1, whole genome shotgun sequence encodes these proteins:
- the khdrbs1b gene encoding KH domain-containing, RNA-binding, signal transduction-associated protein 1b: MENGDKYLPELLAEKDSLDSSFTHAMKLLNAEIDRIQKGETQKEAETYLDLFTTKNIKLKERVLIPVKQYPKFNFVGKILGPQGNTIKRLQEETGAKISVLGKGSMRDKSKEEGLRKGGEPKYAHLSMELHVFIEVFAPVPEAYLRMAHAMEEVKKFLFPDMMDDICQEQFMEMSYLNGGQEHGARGRGGLPVRGRGVPPAGAHRGRGMPPRGAAARGGVSRGGPARGGAVRGAPAGRGGLPAAPSRGAAAPRARPPAAGPPQRMAPPHQHTPAAAAESYDEYGYDESYTETAYESYDSYYSQPQAEPEYYDYGHGESTESYESYGQDDWNGTQRTTGKALPPSRGAKTPYREHPYRQY; the protein is encoded by the exons ATGGAGAACGGCGACAAATACCTCCCCGAGCTGCTGGCGGAGAAGGACAGCCTGGACTCATCGTTTACGCACGCCATGAAACTTTTAAACGCAG AAATTGATAGAATCCAGAAAGGCGAGACTCAAAAGGAGGCAGAAACATACCTGGACCTTTTCACAACAAAGAACATCAAACTTAAGGAACGCGTGCTCATACCTGTTAAACAGTACCCGAAG TTCAATTTCGTTGGGAAGATTTTGGGACCTCAGGGCAATACAATCAAACGTCTGCAGGAAGAGACCGGAGCCAAGATCTCTGTCCTGGGTAAAGGATCCATGAGAGATAAATCCAAG GAGGAGGGGCTGAGGAAAGGCGGCGAGCCCAAGTACGCCCATCTGTCAATGGAGCTGCACGTATTCATCGAGGTGTTCGCCCCCGTGCCCGAGGCCTACCTGCGCATGGCACACGCCATGGAGGAGGTCAAGAAGTTCCTGTTTCCT gataTGATGGATGATATCTGCCAAGAGCAGTTCATGGAGATGAGCTACCTGAACGGAGGACAGGAGCACGGAGCCCGAGGCAGAGGGGGCCTGCCGGTCAGGGGACGCGGAGTCCCCCCTGCTGGAGCACACAG GGGAAGGGGAATGCCTCCTCGCGGTGCTGCCGCCAGGGGCGGCGTGAGTCGAGGCGGACCAGCCAGAGGTGGCGCAGTGAGGGGCGCCCCAGCAGGCCGAGGAGGACTCCCTGCAGCACCCTCTAGGGGAGCTGCGGCACCCCGTGCCAGGCCCCCAGCTGCCGGACCCCCCCAGAGGATGGCACCCCCCCACCAGCACACCCCTGCTGCAGCCGCTGAGAGCTACGATGAATAT GGCTACGATGAGAGCTACACAGAGACGGCCTACGAGTCATACGACAGCTATTACAGTCAGCCGCAGGC AGAGCCAGAATACTATGACTACGGACACGGAGAGTCCACAGAGTCATATGAATCATACG GCCAGGATGACTGGAACGGGACCCAGCGAACAACTGGAAAGGCCCTTCCCCCCTCCAGAGGTGCCAAGACGCCCTACAGGGAGCACCCATACCGACAGTACTGA